One window of the Lysobacter sp. S4-A87 genome contains the following:
- the gcvP gene encoding aminomethyl-transferring glycine dehydrogenase, producing MPMSQTQPASLRDLEHHDAFLERHIGPNDAEIAQMLSVVGYDSLDAMTDAIVPANIKSPSPLALPAPITEVEAIAKIRAIADQNQVFRSFIGQGYYGTHTPNVILRNILENPAWYTAYTPYQAEISQGRMEALINFQTMCADLTGMEIANASLLDEGTAAAEAMTLAKRSAKSKSNVFFVSNGVHPQTLEVLRTRAEPLDIELVVADDAEAISIDSFGVLLQYPNTFGQVHDYKALADAVHARGGLVAVATDLLALTLIAAPGEWGADIVVGNTQRFGVPFGFGGPHAAFMACRDAYKRSMPGRLIGVSIDAEGKAAYRLTLQTREQHIRREKATSNICTAQVLLAVMASMYAVYHGPEGLTRIARRTHRLAAILAGALRQAGLTVGPDFFDTLHVVGVDAAAIHAKAEVARINLRRIDGQSVSISLDETTTRADVIALAGLFGAAISDIDALDSATADALPAGLKRTSGFLAHPVFNTHHSEHELLRYMRALADKDLAMDRTMIPLGSCTMKLNATAEMIPVTWPEFGNLHPLAPATQAQGYKELIDGLEAMLVECTGYDAVSLQPNSGAQGEYAGLLAIRAYHRSRGEDHRDICLIPESAHGTNPASAQMCGMQVVVTKCDANGNVDVDDIQRAAEKYSERLAALMITYPSTHGVFEEDIVKICEIVHTHGGQVYTDGANMNALVGVAKPGKWGSDVSHLNLHKTFCIPHGGGGPGVGPCAVKSHLAPFLPRTFGGEGDVGMVSAASFGSASILPISWMYVTMMGAEGLRKATQVALLNANYIATRLAPHYETLYTGRNGLVAHECILDLRPLKDATGVSAEDVAKRLIDFGFHAPTLSFPVAGTLMVEPTESESQHELDRFIDAMIQIRDEIRAIEDGKLDREDNPLKHAPHTATAVTASEWTHAYPRELAAFPLPSLRLQKYWPPVARVDNVYGDKNVMCACIPVDAYKDEPVEA from the coding sequence ATGCCAATGAGCCAGACCCAGCCCGCTTCCCTGCGCGACCTCGAGCACCACGACGCTTTCCTCGAGCGTCACATCGGCCCCAACGACGCTGAAATCGCCCAGATGCTGAGCGTGGTCGGCTACGACTCGCTCGATGCGATGACCGATGCGATCGTGCCTGCGAACATCAAGTCGCCTTCGCCCCTGGCACTGCCGGCGCCGATCACCGAGGTCGAGGCCATCGCCAAGATCCGCGCGATCGCCGACCAGAACCAGGTCTTCCGCAGCTTCATCGGCCAGGGCTACTACGGCACGCACACGCCCAACGTCATCCTGCGCAACATCCTCGAGAACCCGGCGTGGTACACGGCCTACACGCCGTACCAGGCGGAGATCTCGCAGGGCCGCATGGAAGCGCTGATCAACTTCCAGACGATGTGCGCCGACCTCACCGGCATGGAGATCGCCAACGCGTCCCTGCTCGATGAAGGCACCGCTGCCGCCGAGGCCATGACCCTGGCCAAGCGCTCGGCCAAGTCGAAGTCGAACGTGTTCTTCGTCTCCAACGGCGTGCATCCGCAGACGCTGGAAGTGCTGCGCACCCGCGCCGAACCGCTCGACATCGAGCTGGTCGTCGCCGACGACGCCGAAGCCATCAGCATCGACAGCTTCGGCGTGCTGCTGCAGTACCCCAACACCTTCGGCCAGGTCCACGACTACAAGGCGCTGGCCGATGCCGTGCATGCGCGCGGCGGCCTGGTGGCCGTGGCCACCGACCTGCTCGCCCTGACCCTGATCGCCGCACCGGGCGAATGGGGCGCCGACATCGTCGTCGGCAACACCCAGCGCTTCGGCGTGCCGTTCGGCTTCGGCGGCCCGCATGCGGCCTTCATGGCCTGCCGCGACGCCTACAAGCGCTCGATGCCGGGCCGCCTGATCGGCGTATCCATCGACGCCGAGGGCAAGGCCGCCTACCGCCTGACCCTGCAGACGCGCGAGCAGCACATCCGCCGCGAGAAGGCGACCTCCAACATCTGCACCGCGCAGGTGCTGCTGGCGGTGATGGCGAGCATGTATGCGGTCTACCACGGCCCCGAGGGCCTGACCCGCATCGCCCGCCGCACCCATCGCCTCGCCGCGATCCTCGCCGGCGCGCTGCGCCAGGCCGGCCTCACGGTCGGTCCGGACTTCTTCGACACGCTGCATGTGGTCGGCGTCGATGCCGCCGCGATCCACGCCAAGGCCGAGGTCGCGCGCATCAACCTGCGCCGCATCGATGGCCAGAGCGTCAGCATCAGCCTCGACGAGACCACCACGCGCGCCGACGTGATCGCACTGGCGGGCCTGTTCGGCGCCGCGATCAGCGACATCGATGCACTCGACAGCGCCACCGCCGACGCCCTGCCGGCCGGCCTGAAGCGCACCAGCGGTTTCCTGGCGCACCCGGTGTTCAACACCCACCACAGCGAGCACGAGCTGCTGCGCTACATGCGTGCCCTGGCCGACAAGGACCTGGCGATGGATCGCACCATGATCCCGCTGGGCAGCTGCACGATGAAGCTCAACGCCACCGCCGAGATGATCCCGGTGACCTGGCCCGAGTTCGGCAACCTGCACCCGCTGGCCCCGGCCACGCAGGCGCAGGGCTACAAGGAACTGATCGACGGCCTGGAAGCGATGCTGGTCGAGTGCACCGGCTACGACGCCGTGAGCCTGCAGCCGAACTCCGGCGCGCAGGGCGAATACGCCGGCCTGCTGGCGATCCGCGCCTACCACCGTTCGCGCGGCGAAGACCACCGCGACATCTGCCTGATCCCGGAATCGGCGCACGGCACCAACCCGGCTTCGGCGCAGATGTGCGGCATGCAGGTCGTGGTGACCAAGTGCGATGCCAACGGCAACGTCGATGTCGACGACATCCAGCGCGCCGCCGAGAAGTACAGCGAGCGCCTGGCCGCGCTGATGATCACCTACCCGTCCACGCACGGCGTGTTCGAGGAAGACATCGTCAAGATCTGCGAGATCGTGCACACGCACGGTGGCCAGGTCTACACCGACGGCGCCAACATGAATGCCCTGGTCGGCGTCGCCAAGCCCGGCAAGTGGGGCTCGGACGTGTCGCACCTGAACCTGCACAAGACCTTCTGCATCCCGCACGGCGGCGGTGGCCCGGGCGTCGGCCCGTGCGCGGTCAAGTCGCACCTCGCCCCGTTCCTGCCGCGCACGTTCGGCGGCGAAGGCGATGTCGGCATGGTCTCGGCGGCGAGCTTTGGTTCGGCCTCGATCCTGCCGATCAGCTGGATGTACGTGACGATGATGGGCGCCGAGGGCCTGCGCAAGGCCACCCAGGTTGCCCTGCTCAACGCCAACTACATCGCCACCCGCCTGGCACCGCACTACGAGACGCTCTACACCGGCCGCAATGGCCTGGTCGCGCACGAGTGCATCCTCGACCTGCGCCCGCTCAAGGACGCCACCGGCGTGTCGGCCGAGGACGTGGCCAAGCGCCTGATCGACTTCGGCTTCCACGCCCCGACCCTGAGCTTCCCGGTCGCCGGCACGCTGATGGTCGAGCCGACCGAGTCGGAATCGCAGCACGAGCTGGACCGCTTCATCGACGCGATGATCCAGATCCGCGACGAGATCCGTGCGATCGAGGACGGCAAGCTGGACCGCGAGGACAACCCGCTCAAGCACGCGCCGCACACCGCCACCGCGGTCACGGCCAGCGAGTGGACCCACGCGTATCCGCGCGAACTGGCGGCGTTCCCGCTGCCGTCGCTGCGCCTGCAGAAGTACTGGCCGCCGGTGGCCCGCGTCGACAACGTCTACGGCGACAAGAACGTCATGTGCGCCTGCATCCCGGTGGATGCGTACAAGGACGAGCCGGTCGAGGCGTAA
- a CDS encoding VOC family protein, with amino-acid sequence MSAAPFRLLQLDHVVLRVRDPARMEAFYCDVLGCVAERRVEAVGLVQLRAGNSLIDLVAVSGKIGRMGGAGPGAEGRNMDHLCLRADPFDREAIVDYLLSRGVQVGEFGRRYGAEGEGPSQYLLDPEGNLVELKGPPDEVPIDTAASNAST; translated from the coding sequence ATGAGCGCTGCACCGTTCCGGTTGCTGCAACTCGACCATGTGGTGTTGCGCGTACGCGACCCGGCACGGATGGAGGCGTTCTACTGCGATGTGCTGGGTTGCGTGGCCGAGCGCCGGGTGGAGGCGGTCGGCCTGGTGCAGTTGCGGGCAGGCAATTCGCTGATCGACCTGGTGGCCGTGTCCGGCAAGATCGGGCGCATGGGCGGCGCCGGGCCGGGCGCCGAGGGGCGCAACATGGATCATCTGTGCCTGCGTGCCGATCCGTTCGACCGCGAGGCGATCGTGGACTATCTGCTGTCGCGTGGCGTGCAGGTCGGCGAGTTCGGGCGGCGCTACGGTGCCGAAGGTGAAGGTCCGTCGCAGTACCTGCTCGATCCGGAAGGCAATCTGGTCGAGCTCAAGGGGCCGCCGGATGAAGTGCCGATCGATACTGCTGCGTCGAACGCCAGTACCTGA